The genomic interval AAAAACAATGTCAAGACATTTGCAGTCCTGAGCGGAAACAGAAACTTCGAGGGAAGAATAAATCCCTATATAGCCGGTGCTTTTCTTGCATCACCCATGCTGGTAGTGGCATTTGCCATAGCAGGGAAAATGAATATTGACCTCATAAATGAACCGATAGGCAATGATAATGGAAAACCGGTATACCTGAAAGATTTATGGCCAACAAACGATGAAATAAAAGAATATTTCCACCTTGCCATGGACCCTGAAGTTTATAAGAAGGAATACGGAGATGTTTTCAAGGGGGACAATAACTGGGAATCCATGAAATCGAGCAAGGGGCTTCTATTCGATTTCAAAGAAGATTCCTCATACATTAAAATGCCACCATGGATGTATATGGAGCCGGTTACTGACATTAAGAATGGAGGGATACTTGCAGTATTCGGCGATAAAATAACAACAGACCACATATCTCCGGCAGGGCCAATAGCAAAGGACTCTGTTGCAGGAAAATACCTTGCATCAATGGGGATAACCGAAATGAATACATTCGGCGCCCGCCGTGGGAACCATGAGGTAATGCTACGTGGCGGTTTTTCCAATACAAAGATAAGAAACCTTATGGTTAGCCATACAGGTGGCAACACCATCTATTATCCGGATGGGCAGGAAATGAGCATATACGATGCAGCAATGAAATACATGAAAAATAAAACTCCCCTGGTTATATTCGCAGGCAAGCAATACGGGTCAGGAAGCTCCAGGGATTGGGCTGCCAAGGTAACTGCGCTTCTTGGAGTCAAGGCAGTGGTTGCGGAAAGCTTTGAAAGAATACACAGGAGCAATCTTGTGGATATGGGCATAGTTCCGGTTCAGGTTGATAAGCTGCCCGATCTGAAAGGAGATGAGGTAGTTAACATAGATGGAATAAATAATATTTCCATAGGAAAGGAATTGAATATTTCCATTAACGGAAAAACACTTAAGGGGAAAGCCCTGATAAACACAAATGCAGAATTGAACTACGTTAAAACCGGAAACATTCTGAAGTACATTGCCTTATCTGCAAAAAAGTAAAAATTTTTTAATTTATTTTTGAGTATATTTTTATTAATTCCTTAAAATCAATGCTTTCATAGAATTTTGACGCCAGGAGGTTGAGTGACGGGAATTCGGCGCTGACCATTTTTATATTTCTCTGTGCAGCAACTTCCTTCAATTTCTCTATCAATTTCATCCCGATGCCCTTTGCCCTGAATTCAGGCATAACATAAAATTCCCTTATTCTGGCTTCGTACTTCGGGTCGTAATAGATTCTGAATATTATATCGGAAGTTATCATCCCGATAACCCTGTTTCCTTCCTCGGCCACGAGATTTATATGGTTATCTTTATCTTCAATAATCCTGATTATTTTTTCAGATATTTCCTTCTCATTCCCCTCAGACACTTTTAGAAGAGGATCGAATTCCTCATTCAGATGTTTTAATCTCAAAAGCTGCTCCATTACCATTTCCACATCCTTTTTC from Ferroplasma acidiphilum carries:
- a CDS encoding GNAT family N-acetyltransferase, whose amino-acid sequence is MVNIRLMEKKDVEMVMEQLLRLKHLNEEFDPLLKVSEGNEKEISEKIIRIIEDKDNHINLVAEEGNRVIGMITSDIIFRIYYDPKYEARIREFYVMPEFRAKGIGMKLIEKLKEVAAQRNIKMVSAEFPSLNLLASKFYESIDFKELIKIYSKIN